From Salvelinus namaycush isolate Seneca unplaced genomic scaffold, SaNama_1.0 Scaffold878, whole genome shotgun sequence, one genomic window encodes:
- the LOC120043193 gene encoding inositol 1,4,5-trisphosphate receptor-interacting protein-like 2 — protein MSVYTLNLRVFWPLLTCVLTGLVFHHHITHWLSPESGPDPGYEAGTEPCFDQGPPVFFSLIKLLLACVLCYLFIRYCSTHPGGPQRVPLEAADGALKSGWSRREVLEDYYERWVRLSPHVLGHSKAHVAKLVGELVRAGRATGGIPESSLAFRGDFLQVGSSYEEHKVGAPDYYDILVPLKIPRELKLEPRVYRGERRGEEKKDERGEEKGEGKSDVRGEEKKEKGDTRAEENNKRVEVKENWRKSGKGEGKGDVREQRGEVKENGRNSGKGESKGDVREEREEVKENGRKSGKGEGKGDVREERGEVKENGRKSGKGEGKGDVREERGEVKENGRKSGKGEGKGDVREERGEVKENGRKSGKGEGKEDVREQRGEVKENGRKSGKGNRMRVRSNKVKEVQKDDSKMEEQTEVKEEGKDVLKDEVMDEMKWESSEGGGWSGVPRCSLETPRRGDWLRKHRNFTDTFLRMTPSRGSPERSSRSLSGVTAVSGGGGGGGGGVYRLTPDSVLRWFYPAVQRCLATVRYPFEQRCTLSLALADDRVQLRLTPRSDYVCCHISMAIRLLPAIPLGDGVYLVPMETTASVAMSNTDQHQNQQSEERDLWTLFFPRQEQRLLGWLRGRSPQPSCHLKVLQLTKALRDLGGQALDSHRGALWRSVLSSYTLKTAWLRLLLSSPAEAWEDRHLVARMEELVRSLRESLQNRALDHLFLGSDSSSILPDSVTLPKLVKEAVGAPVGGPVEGSGGRLGGSAGNLWAGVDPASLDLVSGRLAYAWSHLHRLIRLGRPQRSSLGLGRAGNINCQHLQPGE, from the exons atgagtgtGTACACTCTTAACCTGCGGGTGTTCTGGCCTCTGTTGACCTGTGTGTTGACTGGTCTGGTTTTCCACCACCACATAACCCACTGGCTAAGCCCAGAATCAGGCCCCGATCCTGGGTACGAGGCTGGGACAGAGCCCtgctttgaccagggccctcctGTCTTTTTCTCCCTCATCAAACTACTACTGGCCTGTGTCCTCTGCTACCTCTTCATAAG GTACTGCTCCACCCACCCAGGAGGGCCCCAGAGGGTGCCTCTCGAGGCCGCTGACGGGGCTCTGAAATCGGGTTGGTCTCGTCGAGAGGTCCTGGAGGACTACTACGAGCGCTGGGTGCGTCTGTCTCCTCACGTCCTGGGGCACAGCAAGGCCCACGTGGCCAAACTGGTCGGGGAGCTGGTCAGAGCCGGACGTGCCACTGGAGGTATCCCAGAGTCCTCTCTGGCGTTCCGGGGAGACTTCCTGCAG GTGGGCAGTTCATACGAGGAGCACAAGGTGGGCGCTCCAGATTACTATGATATCCTGGTACCTCTGAAGATTCCCCGAGAACTGAAATTGGAGCCACGAGTatacagaggggagaggaggggggaggagaagaaggacgagagaggagaggagaagggggagggcaAGAGTGATGTGAGGGGTGAGGAGAAAAAAGAGAAGGGGGACACGAGAGCTGAGGAAAATAACAAGAGGGTGGAGGTTAAAGAGAACTGGAGAAAGTCAGGGAAAGGGGAGGGCAAGGGAGATGTGAGGGAGCAGAGGGGGGAGGTTAAAGAGAACGGGAGAAATTCAGGGAAAGGGGAGAGCAAGGGGGacgtgagggaggagagggaggaggttaaAGAGAACGGGAGAAAGTCGGGGAAGGGGGAGGGCAAGGGGgatgtgagggaggagaggggggaggttaAAGAGAACGGGAGAAAGTCAGGGAAGGGGGAGGGCAAGGGGgatgtgagggaggagaggggggaggttaAAGAGAACGGGAGAAAGTCAGGGAAGGGGGAGGGCAAGGGGgatgtgagggaggagaggggggaggttaAAGAGAACGGGAGAAAGTCGGGGAAGGGGGAGGGCAAGGAGGATGTGAGGGAGCAGAGGGGGGAGGTTAAAGAGAACGGGAGAAAGTCGGGGAAGGGGAACAGGATGAGGGTAAGAAGCAATAAAGTGAAGGAAGTCCAGAAGGACGACAGCAAGATGGAGGAGCAGACAGAGGTCAAAGAAGAAGGGAAGGACGTCTTGAAGGACGAGGTGATGGACGAGATGAAATGGGAAAGTTCAGAGGGCGGTGGGTGGAGCGGGGTGCCGCGGTGCAGTCTAGAGACTCCTCGCCGTGGTGACTGGCTACGAAAACACCGCAACTTCACTGACACGTTTTTACGAATGACCCCCTCTCGGGGGTCGCCCGAAAGGTCATCGAGGTCATTATCAGGGGTCACGGCAgtgtcaggaggaggaggaggaggagggggcggAGTCTATCGCCTGACCCCGGACTCCGTCCTCCGTTGGTTCTACCCGGCGGTCCAGCGTTGCCTAGCAACCGTGCGCTACCCTTTCGAGCAGCGCTGTACGCTGAGTCTGGCTCTCGCCGACGACCGTGTGCAGCTCCGACTCACACCGCGTTCCGACTACGTCTGCTGTCACATCTCCATGGCAATACGGCTCCTCCCTGCCATCCCCCTCGGAGACGGGGTCTACCTGGTTCCCATGGAAACGACGGCCTCAGTGGCGATGTCAAATACAG ACCAGCACCAGAACCAgcagagcgaggagagggacCTGTGGACTTTGTTCTTCCCCCGCCAGGAGCAGCGTCTGCTGGGCTGGCTCCGGGGCCGCTCACCACAGCCCTCCTGCCACCTCAAGGTGCTCCAGCTGACCAAGGCCCTGCGTGACCTGGGTGGCCAGGCACTGGACAGCCACCGGGGGGCGCTCTGGAGGTCAGTCCTCTCCTCCTACACACTGAAGACGGCCTGGCTGCGTCTGCTACTCAGCTCTCCTGCAGAG GCCTGGGAGGATCGCCATCTGGTGGCCAGGATGGAGGAGCTGGTCCGCAGCCTGAGGGAGAGCCTCCAGAACCGGGCTCTGGATCACCTCTTCCTGGGGAGCGACAGCAGCTCCATCTTACCTGACTCTGTGACTCTACCTAAGTTGGTCAAAGAAGCGGTGGGAGCTCCAGTGGGGGGTCCAGTGGAGGGTTCGGGGGGACGTTTGGGGGGTTCGGCAGGGAACCTCTGGGCAGGTGTGGACCCAGCCTCATTGGACCTAGTGTCTGGCCGGTTGGCGTATGCCTGGAGCCATCTCCACCGGCTGATCAGGTTGGGCCGACCCCAGAGGAGTAGCTTGGGGCTGGGCAGGGCAGGAAACATAAACTGCCAGCATCTGCAACCTGGAGAGTAA